The Chitinophagales bacterium genome window below encodes:
- a CDS encoding cytochrome-c peroxidase produces the protein MLKNSLFISSLLIILVACSPSTNNNNTANNTSYDLALNKHLYLFEALPTKADNPNNISTPEKIELGHILYFDTRLSLTGNNSCNSCHNLATFGVDNLPTSEGDNGGFGDRNSPTVLNAALHSMQFWDGRAKDVEEQAGGPITNPVEMAIPSKAFLVERLNNIELYKEWFAKAYPNEENPITYENVQNSIACFERELLTPSRFDKYLNGDENALTEQEKKGMLSFVLNGCTTCHSGVLLGGNTFQKFGVYEDFWKAINDEKRDKGLASVTNNTADEFMFKVPSLRNVEHTYPYFHNGSVDSLEQAVRIMAELQLNKELSDTEVKNITAFLKSLSGDIPQQYKTEPKELKTQL, from the coding sequence ATGCTTAAAAATTCACTCTTCATCTCAAGTTTACTTATAATATTAGTGGCTTGTTCGCCAAGTACAAATAATAACAATACGGCAAACAATACATCTTACGATTTAGCCTTAAACAAACATCTTTATCTTTTTGAGGCATTGCCTACTAAAGCAGATAACCCAAACAATATTAGCACTCCAGAAAAAATAGAATTGGGGCATATTTTATATTTTGACACCCGATTATCTTTAACAGGAAACAATAGTTGCAACTCTTGCCACAACTTGGCAACTTTTGGAGTTGATAATTTACCAACCAGCGAAGGCGATAACGGAGGTTTTGGCGATAGAAATTCTCCTACGGTTTTAAATGCGGCTTTGCACAGCATGCAGTTTTGGGACGGTAGAGCCAAAGATGTAGAAGAACAAGCCGGTGGACCTATTACTAATCCTGTAGAAATGGCTATACCTTCAAAAGCATTTTTAGTAGAAAGACTAAACAATATAGAACTTTATAAAGAATGGTTTGCTAAAGCATATCCTAACGAAGAAAACCCTATAACTTATGAAAATGTTCAAAACTCAATAGCCTGTTTTGAAAGAGAATTATTAACGCCTTCTCGTTTTGATAAATACTTAAATGGCGATGAAAACGCACTAACAGAACAAGAGAAAAAAGGTATGCTTTCATTTGTGCTAAATGGATGCACTACCTGCCATAGCGGAGTTTTATTAGGTGGCAATACTTTTCAAAAATTTGGTGTTTATGAAGATTTTTGGAAAGCTATAAATGACGAAAAAAGAGATAAAGGATTAGCCAGTGTTACAAATAATACGGCAGACGAGTTTATGTTTAAAGTGCCTTCTTTAAGAAACGTAGAACATACTTACCCTTATTTTCATAATGGCAGTGTAGATAGCTTAGAGCAAGCTGTAAGAATAATGGCAGAACTACAACTTAATAAAGAACTTTCTGACACTGAAGTAAAAAATATTACGGCATTTTTAAAGTCGCTTTCCGGAGATATACCGCAACAATACAAAACAGAACCCAAAGAACTTAAAACTCAGCTATAA
- a CDS encoding 1,4-dihydroxy-2-naphthoyl-CoA synthase, translating to MANINWQDALPAHRNGEKFEDITYKKCNGVARIAFNRPNVRNAFRPKTTKELYEAFYDANEDTCIGVVLLSGEGPSTKDGKWAFCSGGDQSARGHKGYVGEDGYHRLNILEVQRLIRFMPKAVIAVVPGWAVGGGHSLHVVCDLTLASKEHAIFKQTDADVTSFDGGYGSAYLAKMVGQKKAREIFFLGRNYSAQEAYEMGMVNAVIPHAELENTAYEWAQEILAKSPISIKMLKFAMNLTDDGMVGQQVFAGEATRLAYMTDEAIEGRNAFLEKRKPNFDKKWIP from the coding sequence ATGGCAAATATAAACTGGCAAGATGCCCTACCTGCACACAGAAATGGCGAGAAATTTGAAGATATTACTTACAAAAAATGTAATGGCGTAGCTCGTATAGCATTTAACCGCCCTAATGTTCGCAATGCTTTCCGACCTAAAACCACTAAAGAACTGTACGAAGCTTTTTATGACGCCAATGAAGATACCTGCATAGGCGTAGTGCTGTTAAGTGGCGAAGGACCTTCTACTAAAGATGGCAAATGGGCTTTTTGTAGCGGTGGCGACCAAAGTGCCAGAGGACATAAAGGATACGTGGGAGAAGACGGCTACCATAGGCTAAATATACTTGAAGTGCAACGTTTAATAAGATTTATGCCCAAGGCAGTAATAGCAGTAGTGCCCGGCTGGGCTGTAGGTGGCGGACACAGCTTGCACGTAGTATGCGATTTAACCCTTGCCAGCAAAGAACACGCTATTTTTAAACAAACCGATGCAGATGTAACCAGTTTTGACGGTGGATATGGTTCGGCTTACTTAGCCAAAATGGTAGGGCAAAAGAAAGCCAGAGAAATTTTCTTTTTGGGTAGAAACTATTCCGCACAAGAAGCTTATGAAATGGGAATGGTAAATGCTGTAATTCCTCATGCCGAATTAGAAAATACTGCGTATGAATGGGCACAAGAAATTTTAGCAAAATCACCTATTTCTATTAAAATGTTAAAATTTGCCATGAACCTTACAGATGACGGCATGGTGGGGCAACAAGTTTTTGCAGGAGAAGCCACACGCTTAGCTTATATGACAGACGAAGCTATAGAAGGCAGAAATGCTTTTCTTGAAAAACGAAAACCTAACTTTGACAAAAAGTGGATTCCTTAA
- a CDS encoding biotin--[acetyl-CoA-carboxylase] ligase gives MSENKNNLIIGNVLNHINQCNSTNSYVKDFITKSKPLEGTVFYTDKQTAGRGQFGNLWQSEEGQNLTFSFIVYPKFLGVDMQFYLSKAVCIAIVDALNSLTNMPFKIKWPNDIYYKNKKLAGILIENQLSNNQISNAIIGIGINVNQEDFEGLPNATSLFNIVKYLFNKKKVLEVVLKNLDVQYLKLIAKKFDEVDTDYHHKLISYKNNFFFIENGEQKNGILQKVNTAGQLEVLVNNELKKYNFKEIEWVL, from the coding sequence TTGAGTGAAAATAAAAACAATCTCATTATTGGCAATGTTTTAAATCATATTAACCAATGTAATTCTACAAATTCTTATGTTAAAGATTTTATAACAAAAAGTAAGCCATTAGAAGGAACGGTATTTTATACTGACAAACAGACGGCAGGCAGAGGACAATTTGGCAACTTATGGCAAAGCGAAGAAGGGCAAAATTTAACTTTTTCTTTTATCGTTTATCCTAAGTTTTTGGGTGTTGATATGCAGTTTTATTTATCTAAAGCGGTTTGCATTGCCATTGTAGATGCTTTAAACAGCCTAACTAATATGCCTTTTAAAATAAAATGGCCTAACGATATTTATTATAAAAACAAAAAATTAGCCGGTATTTTAATTGAAAATCAATTGAGTAACAACCAAATAAGCAATGCTATAATTGGTATTGGTATTAATGTTAATCAAGAAGATTTTGAAGGCTTACCTAATGCTACTTCTCTATTTAATATTGTAAAATATTTATTTAATAAAAAGAAGGTTTTAGAGGTGGTTTTAAAAAATCTTGACGTTCAATATTTGAAGTTGATAGCTAAAAAATTTGATGAAGTAGATACCGATTACCACCATAAACTAATTTCTTATAAAAATAACTTCTTTTTTATTGAAAATGGAGAGCAAAAAAACGGCATTTTACAAAAAGTAAATACTGCCGGTCAATTAGAAGTTTTGGTAAATAATGAACTAAAAAAATACAATTTTAAGGAAATAGAGTGGGTATTGTGA
- the rsfS gene encoding ribosome silencing factor → MKKKKTTNSELLKKIVVEAILDTKAEEVVELDLRNISDSVADFFLICHGNNTTQVSGIADAVYKTVKEETGQTPQGQEGKANAQWVILDYFDVVVHIFYKETRQYYQLEELWSDAIAIEHETV, encoded by the coding sequence TTGAAAAAGAAAAAAACTACAAATTCGGAACTATTAAAAAAAATAGTTGTTGAAGCTATTTTAGACACCAAAGCGGAGGAAGTAGTAGAATTAGACCTAAGAAATATATCAGACTCTGTGGCAGATTTTTTTCTAATTTGCCATGGGAATAATACTACTCAAGTTTCAGGTATAGCTGATGCCGTGTATAAAACTGTGAAAGAAGAAACAGGGCAAACACCACAAGGGCAAGAAGGTAAAGCCAATGCACAGTGGGTTATTTTAGATTATTTTGATGTGGTAGTACATATTTTTTATAAAGAAACAAGACAATATTATCAATTAGAAGAGCTTTGGAGCGATGCCATAGCTATAGAACATGAAACAGTATGA
- a CDS encoding ATP-dependent metallopeptidase FtsH/Yme1/Tma family protein has product MSEEKQKKKNTPKEPIIPNNNGNDGFNPYWIYAILGVLLIVSIFLSGGMGTSTDQKITQDYFKDEMLLADDVKRVVVVNDRKVEVYLKKDALENNEKYKKLKNSGNFFESYNAYFTVANGKQFAEDMKEVKTAHPEIKSVPIDYEQRESFWDSLIMFLPFIFFIGIFIYFMRKMGGGMGGGSQIFNIGKSKATLFDQNTKSPVTFKDVAGLGEAKEEVMEIVNFLKEPEKYTRLGGKIPKGALLIGPPGTGKTLLAKAMAGEAKVPFFSISGSDFVEMFVGVGASRVRDLFKQAREKAPCIIFVDEIDAIGRARGKNAIQSNDERESTLNQLLVEMDGFGSEKGIILIAATNRPDVLDKALLRPGRFDRQIHVDRPDLKEREQIFRVHVKNIKLSKSVELSKLAALTPGFVGADIANICNEAALIAARRNKSEIDLDDFNSAIDRVIGGLEKKNKIISIDEKKRIAFHEAGHAVSSWFLEHANPLVKVTVVPRGQSLGAAWYMPNERNLTTKEQLQDEIAATLAGRAAEQIVFGNISTGAQNDLDKVTSTAYQMVVIFGMTESVGNVSYYELMKNENFQKPFSDETARKIDEEVKAIIDEQYVRVVALLNQKRESLNKVAQVLLEKEVIVKDDVERLIGKRPFETEHTSVADVQNDEVKKEENSVAENSNNNEISGDIKNEL; this is encoded by the coding sequence ATGAGTGAAGAAAAACAGAAGAAAAAAAATACTCCAAAAGAACCTATAATACCTAATAATAACGGAAATGATGGCTTTAATCCCTATTGGATTTATGCCATTTTAGGTGTTTTGCTTATCGTTTCCATCTTTTTATCGGGAGGAATGGGAACCAGCACCGACCAAAAAATAACACAAGATTATTTTAAAGATGAAATGCTTTTAGCAGACGATGTTAAAAGAGTAGTGGTGGTAAATGACCGCAAAGTGGAGGTTTATCTTAAAAAAGATGCTTTAGAAAACAATGAAAAATACAAAAAACTAAAAAATTCCGGCAACTTTTTTGAATCTTACAATGCTTATTTTACAGTAGCCAACGGCAAGCAGTTTGCCGAAGATATGAAAGAAGTAAAAACGGCTCATCCGGAAATTAAATCTGTTCCTATAGATTACGAACAAAGAGAATCGTTTTGGGATAGCTTAATTATGTTTTTACCGTTTATTTTCTTTATAGGTATTTTTATATATTTTATGCGAAAAATGGGCGGAGGCATGGGCGGAGGTAGTCAAATATTTAATATTGGCAAATCAAAAGCTACATTGTTTGATCAAAATACAAAATCTCCGGTAACTTTTAAAGACGTGGCAGGCTTAGGCGAAGCCAAAGAAGAAGTAATGGAAATAGTTAACTTCTTAAAAGAACCCGAAAAATATACCCGTTTGGGAGGAAAAATACCAAAAGGAGCTTTATTAATAGGTCCTCCGGGTACAGGAAAAACATTGCTGGCTAAAGCTATGGCTGGCGAAGCTAAAGTACCTTTCTTCTCTATATCCGGTTCCGATTTTGTTGAAATGTTTGTAGGCGTGGGAGCTTCAAGAGTAAGAGATTTATTTAAGCAAGCCAGAGAAAAAGCTCCTTGTATCATATTTGTAGATGAAATAGATGCCATAGGGCGTGCTAGAGGTAAAAATGCCATACAAAGTAATGATGAAAGAGAAAGTACTTTAAATCAACTTTTAGTAGAAATGGACGGTTTTGGTAGCGAAAAAGGCATTATACTTATAGCCGCCACCAACCGACCAGACGTATTGGATAAAGCCTTATTGCGTCCGGGGCGTTTTGATAGACAAATACACGTAGATAGACCGGATTTAAAAGAACGTGAGCAAATTTTTAGAGTTCATGTTAAAAACATAAAACTGTCAAAATCTGTAGAGCTTTCAAAATTAGCAGCATTAACACCGGGTTTTGTAGGAGCAGATATAGCCAATATTTGTAATGAAGCAGCATTAATAGCCGCACGAAGAAATAAATCGGAAATAGATTTAGACGATTTTAATAGTGCTATAGATAGAGTAATAGGCGGTTTAGAAAAGAAAAACAAAATAATTTCTATAGACGAGAAAAAACGTATAGCTTTTCATGAGGCAGGACATGCTGTTAGTAGTTGGTTTTTAGAGCATGCTAATCCATTAGTAAAAGTTACGGTAGTGCCGCGTGGGCAGTCTTTAGGAGCCGCTTGGTATATGCCAAACGAAAGAAATTTGACTACAAAAGAACAACTGCAAGACGAAATAGCAGCTACATTGGCGGGTAGAGCGGCAGAGCAAATTGTTTTTGGCAATATTTCTACAGGAGCACAAAATGATTTAGATAAAGTAACCAGCACGGCTTACCAAATGGTAGTAATTTTTGGTATGACAGAATCGGTAGGAAATGTTTCTTATTATGAACTAATGAAAAACGAAAATTTCCAAAAGCCTTTTTCTGATGAAACTGCCAGAAAAATAGATGAGGAAGTAAAAGCTATTATTGATGAGCAATATGTGAGAGTAGTGGCACTGCTTAACCAAAAAAGAGAATCTTTAAATAAAGTGGCTCAGGTACTTTTAGAAAAAGAAGTAATAGTAAAAGACGATGTGGAAAGATTAATAGGTAAAAGACCTTTTGAAACGGAGCATACATCAGTTGCAGATGTGCAAAATGATGAAGTAAAAAAAGAAGAAAATAGTGTTGCTGAAAATTCTAATAATAATGAAATTTCGGGCGACATTAAAAATGAATTATAA
- a CDS encoding LUD domain-containing protein, with protein sequence MPADNTPNLFRSLFPEDDDKKDEKPSFKGKSTAEELDVRFAENFSEVGGKFVYCENSSAFFKMLQSLKTENEWNEFFVCDHEINIFMQDYGFENGQVYKNMEDCDVAISYCYGLVADEGVIMLAPHQATNRRLTDFPNHHVLIAFKNNLISNIEDAISEFKLAFHDKLPSIIELNENFPVYQAHKSHLLNASGTSSVYVFYIDEE encoded by the coding sequence ATGCCTGCGGACAACACACCAAATTTGTTTAGGAGTTTATTTCCTGAAGATGACGACAAAAAAGATGAAAAACCATCTTTTAAAGGGAAGTCAACTGCGGAAGAATTAGATGTTCGGTTTGCCGAAAATTTTTCTGAAGTGGGAGGTAAGTTTGTCTATTGCGAAAACAGTTCAGCCTTTTTTAAAATGTTACAGTCATTAAAAACAGAAAATGAGTGGAATGAGTTTTTTGTTTGCGACCATGAAATAAATATTTTTATGCAAGATTATGGTTTTGAAAATGGGCAGGTTTACAAAAATATGGAAGATTGTGATGTTGCTATTTCATATTGCTATGGTTTAGTGGCAGATGAAGGAGTTATTATGCTGGCACCACACCAAGCTACAAACAGAAGGCTTACAGATTTTCCTAATCATCATGTATTAATTGCTTTTAAAAACAATTTGATTTCAAATATTGAAGATGCTATAAGTGAGTTCAAGTTGGCTTTTCATGATAAGTTGCCCTCTATTATTGAGCTAAATGAAAATTTTCCTGTATATCAGGCTCATAAATCTCATTTGTTAAATGCATCGGGCACATCAAGCGTGTATGTTTTTTATATAGATGAAGAATAA
- a CDS encoding UDP-2,3-diacylglucosamine diphosphatase gives MQLSVSKNIYFASDLHLGTPNYKQSLQREKEFIKWLNQIKDDCEELFLVGDIFDFWFDYAQVVPKGYTRLFGKLAEFTDSGIKVHYFKGNHDMWLSGYFKHELGFEIHSDNYTFEKNGIKFLVGHGDGKGPKDYKYKILKKVFRNPACHFLFKWLHPDIGMAIANYFSKKSRYGNGETEEKFLGAEKEWLIQYIKRKETQNHFDYYIFGHRHLALEYKINENTTYINLGDWLRFKSYAVFDGQKTTLCYFNT, from the coding sequence CTGCAATTGAGTGTTTCTAAAAACATATATTTTGCTTCAGATTTGCACTTAGGAACACCTAATTACAAGCAAAGTTTACAAAGAGAAAAAGAATTTATTAAATGGCTCAATCAAATAAAAGATGATTGTGAAGAGTTATTTTTAGTAGGTGATATTTTTGATTTTTGGTTTGATTATGCACAAGTAGTTCCTAAAGGTTATACCCGATTGTTTGGCAAGCTTGCCGAATTTACCGACAGTGGTATAAAAGTACATTATTTTAAGGGAAACCATGATATGTGGCTCAGTGGGTATTTTAAACATGAACTGGGTTTTGAAATACACAGCGATAATTATACCTTTGAAAAAAACGGAATTAAATTTTTAGTAGGACATGGCGATGGCAAAGGACCGAAAGATTATAAATACAAAATACTGAAAAAGGTTTTTAGAAATCCGGCTTGTCATTTTTTGTTTAAATGGTTGCACCCCGATATTGGCATGGCAATTGCCAATTATTTTAGTAAAAAAAGCCGTTATGGAAATGGCGAAACGGAAGAAAAATTTTTAGGAGCAGAAAAAGAATGGCTCATTCAATATATAAAGAGAAAAGAAACTCAAAATCACTTTGATTATTATATATTTGGACACAGGCATTTAGCTTTAGAATATAAAATAAATGAAAATACAACATACATTAACTTGGGCGATTGGCTACGTTTTAAATCTTATGCTGTATTTGATGGGCAAAAAACTACATTATGCTATTTTAATACTTAG
- the bcp gene encoding thioredoxin-dependent thiol peroxidase, with protein MIKLKEGDKAPAINAKDENGNVISLDQFKGKKKILYFYPKDNTPGCTANACNFRDNFKELSDMGFQIIGVSSQGEESHQKFIAKYSLPFPLIADTDLKVHHDYGVWGKKKFMGREYDGTHRTTFIIDEKNVISHIITKVKTKDATEQIKEVLGK; from the coding sequence ATGATAAAATTAAAAGAAGGGGACAAAGCACCAGCTATAAACGCAAAAGACGAAAATGGAAATGTAATAAGTTTAGACCAATTTAAAGGAAAGAAAAAGATATTGTATTTTTATCCAAAGGATAATACACCCGGCTGTACGGCTAATGCTTGCAATTTTAGAGATAATTTTAAAGAACTTTCAGACATGGGTTTTCAAATAATAGGCGTAAGTAGCCAAGGAGAAGAATCTCATCAAAAATTTATAGCCAAATATAGTTTGCCATTTCCATTAATAGCCGATACAGATTTAAAAGTGCATCATGATTATGGTGTGTGGGGCAAAAAGAAATTTATGGGAAGAGAATATGACGGCACGCATCGCACTACGTTTATTATAGACGAAAAAAATGTAATAAGCCATATTATTACCAAAGTAAAAACAAAAGATGCCACAGAACAAATTAAAGAAGTGCTGGGGAAGTAA
- a CDS encoding pseudouridine synthase — protein MNHRHFILHKPYGYLSQFIRPVSKRKNKKLLGELGNFPTGTMAIGRLDEASEGLLLLSTNGKVSEEVRSKKIEKEYYAQVDGEITAEAIEELKKGVTIRVNKVDYKTLPCQAKKLHEAPNFEQRTRKIRDDRHGTTSWVSITLTEGKNRQVRKMTATVGFPTLRLIRVRIGNIHLENLKSGEFIEVDSFNL, from the coding sequence ATGAACCACAGGCATTTTATTTTGCATAAACCTTATGGATATTTATCGCAGTTTATACGCCCTGTTTCTAAAAGAAAAAACAAAAAACTTTTAGGCGAATTAGGAAACTTTCCCACAGGAACTATGGCTATAGGTAGATTAGATGAAGCTTCGGAAGGGCTGCTACTGCTATCTACTAACGGCAAGGTAAGCGAAGAAGTAAGAAGCAAAAAAATAGAAAAAGAATACTACGCCCAAGTAGATGGCGAAATAACTGCTGAAGCTATAGAAGAACTTAAAAAGGGCGTAACAATAAGAGTTAATAAAGTTGACTACAAAACACTCCCGTGCCAAGCTAAAAAACTACACGAAGCTCCAAATTTTGAACAGCGAACCAGAAAAATAAGAGACGACCGCCATGGTACTACCAGTTGGGTGTCTATAACTTTAACCGAAGGCAAAAACCGTCAAGTGCGAAAAATGACCGCGACTGTTGGTTTCCCTACACTTAGGTTAATAAGAGTTAGGATAGGAAATATACACTTAGAAAATTTAAAAAGTGGCGAATTTATAGAAGTAGATTCTTTTAATTTGTAG
- a CDS encoding DUF4442 domain-containing protein yields MSINYISEQQKINGENFRKQVNGFGFNFYLLYKLPAAFFSGVRMVKLTEDECKVKVPYKWFSQNPFRSTYFACLAMAGEMSTGVPCMMAIDKLQPRVSMLVVDLQASFTKKATDITTFTCTDIAKIYDTVKKAIETKEGQTVETKAVGRNKQGEEVATFKITWSFKSK; encoded by the coding sequence ATGAGTATAAATTATATAAGCGAACAACAAAAAATTAACGGAGAAAATTTTAGGAAACAAGTAAATGGTTTTGGCTTTAATTTTTATTTGTTGTACAAGTTGCCAGCGGCATTTTTTAGTGGTGTGCGTATGGTAAAACTAACCGAAGATGAATGCAAAGTAAAAGTTCCTTACAAGTGGTTTTCGCAAAATCCGTTTCGTTCTACTTATTTTGCTTGTTTGGCTATGGCTGGCGAAATGAGCACAGGCGTGCCTTGTATGATGGCAATAGACAAACTACAACCAAGAGTTTCTATGTTGGTAGTAGATTTGCAAGCATCTTTTACTAAAAAAGCTACAGATATAACTACATTTACCTGTACAGATATTGCTAAAATATACGACACCGTAAAAAAAGCTATAGAAACAAAAGAAGGGCAAACCGTAGAAACTAAAGCTGTAGGTAGAAACAAACAAGGAGAGGAAGTTGCTACTTTTAAAATAACATGGAGTTTTAAATCAAAGTAG
- a CDS encoding 6-carboxytetrahydropterin synthase, whose amino-acid sequence MVYLTRVEHFNAAHKLHVDEWSEEKNKEMFGKCCNPYFHGHNFEIFVTIKGKPNPTTGFIMNVHELSKIIKKEVVERFDHKNLNLEIEHFKKVQPSSENFVMLIWDILKEKLDGYELHCLKLQETDRIYVEYYGE is encoded by the coding sequence ATGGTTTATTTAACCCGAGTAGAACATTTTAATGCCGCCCACAAACTACATGTAGATGAGTGGAGTGAAGAAAAAAACAAAGAGATGTTTGGCAAATGTTGCAATCCTTATTTTCATGGGCATAATTTTGAAATTTTTGTAACTATAAAAGGAAAACCAAACCCTACAACCGGTTTTATAATGAATGTGCATGAGTTGAGCAAAATTATTAAAAAAGAAGTGGTAGAACGTTTTGACCATAAAAACTTAAATTTAGAGATTGAACATTTTAAAAAAGTACAGCCTTCTTCAGAAAATTTTGTGATGCTAATATGGGATATTTTAAAAGAAAAATTAGACGGCTACGAGTTACATTGCCTAAAACTGCAAGAAACAGATAGAATTTATGTAGAATATTACGGAGAATAG
- the folE gene encoding GTP cyclohydrolase I FolE — MENRYKKNEFYNEELVKKVADNYKEIIENVGEDVAREGLIKTPERASKAMHYLTHGYDMNPQEILRKALFHEDHNEMVIVKDIELYSLCEHHMLPFFGKAHIAYIPNGKIVGLSKLPRLVDVFARRLQVQERLTVQIKEVIDEVLEPHGTAVVIEAQHLCMMMRGVQKQNSSTTTSSFSGEFVKQKTRMEFLKLLSTKLS; from the coding sequence ATGGAAAATAGATACAAGAAAAACGAGTTTTATAATGAAGAGTTGGTTAAAAAAGTAGCCGATAATTATAAAGAAATAATAGAAAATGTAGGCGAAGATGTAGCCAGAGAAGGCTTAATAAAAACCCCCGAACGTGCCTCAAAAGCTATGCACTACTTAACGCACGGCTATGATATGAATCCTCAAGAAATACTGCGTAAAGCACTTTTTCATGAAGACCATAATGAAATGGTAATTGTAAAAGATATAGAACTATACTCGCTTTGCGAGCACCACATGCTACCATTTTTTGGCAAAGCACACATAGCTTATATTCCTAATGGAAAAATAGTGGGTTTAAGTAAACTGCCACGTTTAGTAGATGTTTTTGCCCGCAGGCTGCAAGTGCAAGAACGCCTTACGGTACAGATAAAAGAAGTAATAGACGAAGTGCTTGAACCGCACGGCACGGCAGTAGTTATAGAAGCTCAGCATCTTTGCATGATGATGCGTGGCGTACAAAAACAAAATTCCAGTACTACAACTTCCTCTTTTAGTGGCGAGTTTGTAAAACAAAAAACAAGAATGGAGTTTTTAAAGCTGTTGAGTACTAAGTTGTCTTAG
- a CDS encoding proline dehydrogenase family protein: MTNQTKPISFADTEKAYAHLSNKKLLKTYRVYKLLSNKFFVNVGTVLVKIANTIYFPVKPFVKNNFYSTFCGGESLKDSVPTINLLQQRNVNIDLNYSVETKHSEKEFNKTFSKLKGAIEFASRKSNVNVICCKPTGLGRHEIIEKYQKEGKLSQKEQAEFIEMTKRMDKLCSLAKENDIKIYWDAEESWVQKEIDNLVNALMKKYNKEKAVVFNTYQMYRVDKLEDLKNNIQQAKEQGYYFGVKMVRGAYVDKENDWAKEHGVSTVIQKSKQDTDNDFNTAISLCLDNIENLSLCIASHNEQSNFFATELMTAKNIVSNHPNIEFSQLYGMGDFITFNLAENGYNASKYLPFGPVREVIPYLIRRADENKSVNGQTGRELEMLTKEKKRRQL; this comes from the coding sequence ATGACAAACCAAACCAAACCCATTTCATTCGCTGATACGGAAAAAGCCTACGCACATTTATCTAATAAAAAATTATTGAAAACATATAGAGTTTACAAACTGCTTAGCAATAAATTTTTTGTTAATGTAGGTACGGTATTAGTAAAAATAGCTAATACGATTTATTTTCCGGTAAAACCATTTGTGAAAAATAATTTTTACAGTACTTTTTGTGGGGGAGAAAGCCTTAAAGATAGCGTGCCAACTATAAATTTATTGCAGCAGCGTAATGTAAATATTGACTTAAACTACAGCGTAGAAACCAAACATTCTGAAAAAGAATTTAATAAAACTTTTAGTAAACTTAAAGGAGCTATTGAATTTGCTTCAAGAAAAAGCAATGTAAATGTAATTTGCTGTAAACCTACGGGCTTAGGCAGACATGAAATTATAGAAAAGTATCAAAAAGAAGGAAAACTTAGCCAAAAGGAGCAAGCAGAGTTTATAGAAATGACCAAAAGAATGGATAAATTGTGCTCTTTAGCTAAAGAAAATGATATAAAAATATACTGGGATGCCGAAGAAAGTTGGGTGCAAAAAGAAATAGATAATTTGGTAAACGCTTTAATGAAAAAGTACAATAAAGAAAAAGCTGTTGTATTTAATACCTACCAAATGTATAGAGTGGATAAACTGGAAGATTTAAAAAATAATATACAGCAAGCTAAAGAGCAAGGCTATTATTTTGGTGTAAAAATGGTGCGCGGAGCTTATGTTGACAAAGAAAATGATTGGGCTAAAGAGCATGGCGTTTCTACCGTAATTCAGAAAAGCAAACAAGACACCGACAATGATTTTAATACCGCTATTTCATTGTGTTTAGATAATATTGAAAATTTATCGTTGTGTATAGCTTCGCATAATGAGCAAAGCAATTTTTTTGCAACAGAATTAATGACGGCAAAAAATATAGTTTCCAATCATCCTAATATTGAGTTTTCGCAACTGTATGGCATGGGCGATTTTATAACTTTTAATTTAGCCGAAAATGGATATAATGCGTCTAAATATCTTCCTTTTGGTCCTGTTAGAGAAGTTATTCCTTATTTAATTAGGCGTGCCGATGAAAATAAAAGTGTAAACGGACAGACAGGCAGAGAACTGGAAATGCTTACTAAAGAGAAAAAAAGAAGACAGTTATAG